One region of Erythrolamprus reginae isolate rEryReg1 chromosome 12, rEryReg1.hap1, whole genome shotgun sequence genomic DNA includes:
- the C12H11orf52 gene encoding uncharacterized protein C11orf52 homolog: protein MGQEGETGRRKVVNGAELWKRKRRGRWEWKGRGGWGRERAGASRESSAGPKWGKRPAWPPPTRPSPPPTRAASRGRPGNPTPPPPPARPTPGSCHPGAEPGPGSGAHRPPPAMGNRCGCCLGRNCPSLLKRDKGKPDTRISKPSLQTPEINKGLDVAPVYDDVSEFPVYATVSKPKNMKVDESSVHYADIQVFTKPRERSDKEPKNFQAQSATEYATLNFPRAPLKYDNKNGTLV from the exons ATGGGGCAGGAGGGGGAGACTGGGCGCAGAAAGGTCGTGAATGGGGCAGAATTGTGGAAGCGGAAACGTCGCGGACGATGGGAATGGAAAGGGCGTGGAGGATGGGGCCGGGAGCGCGCCGGAGCCTCTCGGGAAAGCTCCGCCGGGCCGAAGTGGGGGAAACGCCCCGCCTGGCCGCCGCCCACCCGGCCGAGCCCGCCGCCCACCCGCGCCGCCAGCAGAGGGCGCCCGGGAAACCCGACACCTCCGCCGCCTCCCGCCCGCCCGACGCCGGGCTCCTGCCATCCCGGGGCCGAGCCGGGACCAGGAAGCGGCGCccaccgcccaccgcccgccatgGGGAACCGCTGCGGCTGCTGCCTCGGCCG CAACTGCCCTTCACTACTGAAGAGGGACAAAGGCAAACCAG ATACAAGAATCAGTAAGCCGAGTTTACAGACGCCAGAAATCAATAAG GGTCTTGATGTGGCCCCGGTCTACGACGACGTCTCGGAGTTCCCTGTCTATGCTACGGTGAGCAAACCGAAGAACATGAAGGTGGACGAAAGCAGCGTGCATTACGCCGACATCCAGGTCTTCACGAAGCCCCGCGAACGCTCGGATAAGGAGCCGAAAAACTTCCAGGCGCAAAGTGCCACGGAATACGCCACCCTCAATTTCCCAAGAGCCCCCCTGAAATATGACAACAAGAACGGGACTCTGGTATAA